A region from the Rosa rugosa chromosome 6, drRosRugo1.1, whole genome shotgun sequence genome encodes:
- the LOC133715362 gene encoding thioredoxin-like protein Clot: MPLTVLDANISSFDSVFEKFRAEAPKNKANLILFLADKDPATSLSWCPDCVRAEPVIYKKLEAAPGDVALLRAYVGDRPTWRTPQHPWRVDSRFKVTGVPTLIRWENDAVKGRLEDYEAHVEKKIDTLVSGN; encoded by the exons ATGCCTCTGACGGTGTTGGACGCGAATATCTCCAGCTTCGACAGCGTGTTTGAGAAATTCAGAGCAGAAGCACCAAAGAATAAGGCCAATCTCATCCTCTTCTTGGCTGACAAAGACCCTGCCACTTCTCTCAGTTGGTGTCCAg ATTGTGTGAGAGCTGAACCTGTAATCTACAAAAAGCTGGAAGCTGCACCCGGTGATGTCGCACTTCTGAGAGCATATGTTGGAGATAGACCAACATGGAGGACTCCTCAACACCCATGGAGAGTGGACTCAAGGTTTAAGGTTACTGGAGTTCCAACACTCATCCGCTGGGAAAATGATGCTGTCAAGGGTCGCCTTGAAGACTATGAAGCGCATGTTGAAAAGAAGATCGACACACTTGTTTCCGGAAATTAA
- the LOC133717343 gene encoding sister chromatid cohesion 1 protein 3: MFYSHTILARKGPLGTVWCAAHLQHRLKKSHYAATDIPSTVDRIMFPEVPIALRMSGHLLLGVVRIYSKKVEYLHQDCNVVLNGLKKAFASIDLSLPENAMQAPLQSITLPETLCLDALDCGPDFDYDGAHNDHLGNQEDITLTEQFPIATNPYVAITFDEDIRMEDLSHQIEDFGSHVTPMDVDTIPPHPEQGTHSPVNLTDERTRHNDEVNLQGSQGISGVPSPTDEQRRPSDDFTLPDCPEKETQKDFGCQDPGPSQPTEILNLSHRDNSSPENVPEIEAQRNAVSDISSETFPFASSHRNDVTEQHDPPTNEKAILSPIMEGSIHSVGPSPAVQPSSETLASVASLSEDRQNINTSVSVAIQSTPRIEQPPLEQPLIEQPRPRKRKKQYFDDPVVLSNKFIGKRLKDASDIIRKRKKLPSSALGIWKLKNVLRKEQVFLQPSLTGLCSDLSNIYDKTYISTKSHLFEEALPDPRPTSPSPTTEVVSEDAAAVSPLPPFSPVTIDVSPEHRVGDSVPANESSPVKGLQSPSSPATGCGQDAEQFRGVEHDGVLPDSPTIKRSLMIDDFTPAPSPKVGSASVHSFEINTGTQILQTPDLQVSTGSEFGTPTMLGEGVHPDYTVPSHNPVSMTAEAEDLWFLEADDRTPAGSQGTEGVDSLSVRTRAVAQYLKSQSPEDLSSDLSLNKILEGKRRKLCARMFFETLVLKSYDLIDVKQEVPYGDISLKLTQTLSKAQI, encoded by the exons ATGTTCTACTCGCACACAATCTTGGCTCGGAAGGGCCCATTGGGAACCGTATGGTGCGCAGCCCATCTGCAGCACAGACTCAAGAAGTCCCATTACGCCGCCACCGACATCCCCTCCACCGTCG ATCGCATCATGTTTCCCGAGGTTCCTATTGCACTCAGAATGTCAGGGCACCTCCTACTAGGGGTTGTTCGGATTTACTCAAAGAAAGTCGAGTATCTTCACCAGGACTGTAACGTTGTATTGAATGGCCTCAAAAAGGCCTTTGCTTCTATAGACCTGAGCTTGCCAGAGAACGCAATGCAAGCACCGCTTCAGTCTATCACTTTGCCTGAAACATTATGCCTTGATGCTTTGGATTGCGGTCCCGACTTTGATTATGACGG GGCTCACAATGATCATCTAGGGAATCAGGAGGATATCACGTTAACAG AACAATTTCCCATTGCAACAAACCCTTATGTTGCTATAACTTTTGACGAG GATATCCGGATGGAGGATCTATCGCATCAAATAGAGGATTTTGGTTCACATGTTACCCCTATGGATGTGGA CACCATCCCCCCACATCCGGAACAGGGTACTCATAGTCCGGTCAATCTGACAGATGAACGAACAAGACATAATGACGAGGTAAACCTTCAAGGTTCTCAAGGAATTTCTGGTGTTCCTAGTCCGACAGACGAACAACGGAGGCCTAGCGATGATTTTACCCTTCCAGACTGTCCAGAAAAGGAGACTCAGAAGGATTTTGGATGTCAAGATCCTGGACCAAGTCAGCCTACAGAAATTCTTAATTTGAGTCATAGAGACAACAGTTCCCCTGAAAATGTTCCAGAAATAGAAGCTCAACGCAATGCAGTTTCTGATATTAGCTCAGAAACCTTTCCATTTGCTTCCAGTCATAGGAATGATGTTACTGAACAACATGACCCACCAACAAATGAGAAAGCCATTCTTTCTCCAATTATGGAGGGAAGTATACATTCTGTTGGGCCATCTCCAGCGGTCCAGCCAAGTTCAGAAACACTAGCTTCTGTTGCTTCTTTGTCAGAGGACCGACAGAATATTAATACATCTGTTTCAGTTG CAATCCAATCAACACCTCGTATTGAACAGCCACCTCTTGAACAGCCACTTATTGAGCAGCCAAgaccaaggaaaagaaaaaagcagtACTTTGATGATCCTGTTGTATTATCTAATAA GTTTATTGGGAAGAGACTTAAAGATGCCAGTGATATAATCCGCAAAAGGAAGAAACTTCCGTCCTCTGCATTGGGTATTTGGAAGTTGAAAAACGTTTTAAGAAAGGAACAAGTGTTCCTTCAGCCTTCATTAACCG GGTTGTGCTCTGATCTTAGTAACATTTATGACAAAACATACATATCTACAAAATCCCATTTGTTTGAGGAAGCTCTTCCAGACCCTAGGCCAACGTCTCCTTCTCCCACAACCGAAGTGGTCTCAGAAGATGCGGCTGCAGTGtctcctcttcctcctttcTCTCCTGTTACAATTGATGTCTCCCCAGAGCACAGAGTTGGAGACTCTGTCCCTGCCAATGAATCTTCCCCAGTGAAGGGTCTACAATCCCCTTCTTCTCCTGCAACTGGGTGTGGCCAAGACGCTGAACAATTTAGAGGTGTTGAACATGATGGGGTTTTGCCCGATTCGCCTACAATCAAGCGTTCTCTGATGATAGATGACTTTACTCCTGCCCCATCACCAAAAGTGGGATCAGCTTCAGTTCATTCATTTGAAATAAATACTGGAACTCAAATACTGCAGACACCAGATTTACAAGTGTCAACTGGATCTGAATTTGGAACACCGACAATGTTAGGAGAGGGGGTACATCCTGATTACACTGTTCCTTCACATAACCCTGTGTCAATGACTGCAGAAGCAGAA GATCTTTGGTTTCTGGAAGCAGATGATCGTACACCAGCTG GTTCTCAAGGGACAGAAGGAGTTGATTCATTGTCGGTCAGAACCAG GGCTGTAGCTCAATATTTGAAAAGCCAATCTCCAGAAGACCTATCCAGTGATCTCAGCTTGAACAAAAttttagaaggaaaaagaagaaagctaTGTGCTCGAATGTTCTTTGAAACACTG GTCTTGAAGAGTTATGATCTTATTGATGTAAAACAAGAAGTTCCTTATGGTGACATTAGTCTGAAGTTGACTCAAACCCTCTCAAAGGCTCAAATCTAA